TCAAATAAGGGGGAATCTAAAAACACAAAAATCAAGATATTATTTGTCACTATCATTTAAAACATTTTCTGTGGTGATTTTTTTATCCTCAAAATAACACAAGCCAAAATTCCTGGTTAAAGTTTTATAATTCCTGCTTCGATTTCTTCTTTATCTTTAGAATCAGAAATTGTAATTAAACAAGCATAACCATCTGAAAGTTCTCCAGGATTTATTATTATGGTTTCACCTATTTTATCAGTGCCTCGGGCTTCGTGTATGTGGCCACAAATATTCAGGGTGGGTTGAAGTTCTTCAATTATCCTACGGATGCTTTCACTACCAACATGTTCCCCTGAAGGCAATAGGTCTGTTTTAGTACCATATGGCGGTGCATGAGTGATGAAAAGAGTTATTTTTTCGTCTTTAATACTTTCAAGTGCTTTTTTGGCTTCATCATATATCTGGATTTCTTCAAACTCCAGTGGAGTGTTAAATGGTGTGGGATTAGATCCTCCAAATCCACATAGGCCGATGTTCTTTACCACCATATTTCTAGCATGTAGATTTATGGCTTGGGAATTATCTATATTAACGTACACAGATTCTGGATCACAATTTCCGGGTATGGCAAGTACAGGAATTTGGAATGTACTTAATGCATTTAATATGTCTTCAGCCAGTTCTCCTGGGCCGAAATGAGTGATATCGCCGGCTATAATTATTAGGTCAACCCGGTTATCTTTAAGATAGGTTATTAAGGGTTTTGCATCTCCGTGTAGATCACTGACTGCGAGGATTCTCATTATTAATTCACTCCATTAATGGAATTTTAAGTAATTAGTATTTAAGTTATGAGTAAGTTGTATCCATTGTTATAATTATCCGGTGTCTTCTAATTGTTCTTTAAAGAATGTTGAAAGTTCTTGGAGACTTTTTTTAAGGTTTTCTTGGTCACCGTATACTGCAATGAAGTGATCTTCTACAAACTCGATTATAACATTATGATACTCAGCTATTTCCTGAACCCGGTCTTCTGAGAGCGGTGCTTTGAAGTTGACTCTGATCATTGAAAAACCAGAAGGAGCACCTACCACGAACTTGGAATCAGTTTTTTTTTGGGGATATACTTCTTCTCCTCTGGAAGCTTTTAGTAGTTTTTCCATCCAATCATCAGCATAGTCTCCACTGAATTTGTTCGCCAAGGTCATAAGTGAATCTTGTGCTGATGTTAAAAATTCGTTAATTCGTTTGACTTCCACTTGCCTTTCAGGGTCTGTTGGGTCGACTTTATAGAAGTTAATAACAGTTTTGGCCATCTGAATGTTTTTAGTGACATTTTTAGGAATTTTTATTCCTTTTTTCCTGAGATCAGTGAGTAGTTCCACTAGAACCAGCCAGGTTTGTTCGGCAGGTAATTCATTCATAGGTAACCTTCCAGAACCTGTTTGGAACTGTGATTAATTTTGGCGTCTGCAGTTTTAAGCTCCTCTTCGATTTGTTTAAAATCAGTGTAAGAATCTAAAAACAGGACGTGAAGACTTTCTGTGCCTTTGATCTCCAAAATTGCAACATCATCATCATTTTTGATTGTTTTATTTTCTATAGATGCCTTATATTGTACAAAAGGACCATATTTCTCGGGTAGTTCTTTGAATTTAAAAACTCCGGCTAAACTAGCAATGAACAAAAAAACACCTCTTTTACGAATCTTACTTAATGTTTGTAATTTACTATAAATTAAAATTAGTATTTTGAAAAATAAAAAACTTTGGATAAAAAAAAGAAGTTATAGGGGAGAATCTGTTTATTCTCCGCCAGTTATTTCATCCAGTTTTTTGAGAGCTGGGTCAGTGCTGATTTGGTGAGCGTCTACTGTTAGGTCATCTTTGCTGACACCCATTGCCATCCCATATAACTGAGCTAAGTGGAAAACTGGTATGTTAAAGTCAGTTCCAAATTTCTCGTTTGTCTCCACTTGTCCAACGTCAAATTGAAGGTGGCAGAATGGGCAAACATTGACTATGGCATCTGCACCGGCATCTCTCATGTTGGTGAGTTTTTCTTTGGTGAAATCAGCGGTTACATCGATATCTCTGGATCTTAATCCTCCACCTGCACCACAGCACATCATTTTGTCTTTGTATGGTACGGATTTGGCACCAGTAATTTCTACCAGTTCATCAAGTATGGTTGGTTGTATAGGATCATCGATACCTATTTCTGAGCTAGGTTTCAGGAAGTGACATCCGTAGTGTACAGCCACGTTGAGGTTCAGTGGTTTGATCATCTTTTCAGAGAGTTTTTCAAGTCCCACATCGTTGTATAGGATTTCAGCAAAGTGTCTGACTTCTATTTCACCCTTGTATTCTCGGCCGACTTCTGCCAAGACCTTGTTGATCTTTTCTTTCATTTCCGGGTCTTCGTGTAGCATGTGGTTGGTTTCAAATAGTGATCCGAAACATCCGTTACACTCAGTCATAATGTCATTTCCCTGTTCTTCGGCAATGGTGAGGTTTCGGGCAGCAATGGAAGCCCATGTGGTTCTGTCAAATGAACCAAATACACCGGGAGCAGGGCAGCATGATGCTCCTTCCATGTCTTTAAGACCCACATCTAATGCGTCGAAGAGTATTCGGGTAGCTTTTTCGATACCAGGGTATCGGTTGTTCATGATGCATCCTAAGAAGTATGCAAATTCTTGTTCAGCCATAATAATCACCTTAATCTATTGTTTCTGTATCCCAGTTGTATCCGATTAGGTTGTCAAATCCAGTGACTTTAACTATGCCTTGGACTTCCTCTAGGG
This window of the Methanobacterium sp. genome carries:
- a CDS encoding DUF749 domain-containing protein, with amino-acid sequence MFIASLAGVFKFKELPEKYGPFVQYKASIENKTIKNDDDVAILEIKGTESLHVLFLDSYTDFKQIEEELKTADAKINHSSKQVLEGYL
- a CDS encoding metallophosphoesterase, with the protein product MRILAVSDLHGDAKPLITYLKDNRVDLIIIAGDITHFGPGELAEDILNALSTFQIPVLAIPGNCDPESVYVNIDNSQAINLHARNMVVKNIGLCGFGGSNPTPFNTPLEFEEIQIYDEAKKALESIKDEKITLFITHAPPYGTKTDLLPSGEHVGSESIRRIIEELQPTLNICGHIHEARGTDKIGETIIINPGELSDGYACLITISDSKDKEEIEAGIIKL
- the hdrB gene encoding CoB--CoM heterodisulfide reductase subunit B, with the protein product MAEQEFAYFLGCIMNNRYPGIEKATRILFDALDVGLKDMEGASCCPAPGVFGSFDRTTWASIAARNLTIAEEQGNDIMTECNGCFGSLFETNHMLHEDPEMKEKINKVLAEVGREYKGEIEVRHFAEILYNDVGLEKLSEKMIKPLNLNVAVHYGCHFLKPSSEIGIDDPIQPTILDELVEITGAKSVPYKDKMMCCGAGGGLRSRDIDVTADFTKEKLTNMRDAGADAIVNVCPFCHLQFDVGQVETNEKFGTDFNIPVFHLAQLYGMAMGVSKDDLTVDAHQISTDPALKKLDEITGGE
- a CDS encoding DUF2096 domain-containing protein; translated protein: MNELPAEQTWLVLVELLTDLRKKGIKIPKNVTKNIQMAKTVINFYKVDPTDPERQVEVKRINEFLTSAQDSLMTLANKFSGDYADDWMEKLLKASRGEEVYPQKKTDSKFVVGAPSGFSMIRVNFKAPLSEDRVQEIAEYHNVIIEFVEDHFIAVYGDQENLKKSLQELSTFFKEQLEDTG